Proteins found in one Balaenoptera musculus isolate JJ_BM4_2016_0621 chromosome 4, mBalMus1.pri.v3, whole genome shotgun sequence genomic segment:
- the LOC118894516 gene encoding proline-rich protein 23C-like has product MGSRPRSPIAYPADWWGLQPGGPGPGKRHRTEEAEAEAAPNLDNMPEPLAKGALTSRVVLPAGCALHLPLDHVDVLLEPEPTSVLQVSLGDHILMLVPEALLGSGVEGPWVQGLERTAFLSAPGEYMALEPGVFCAAVPEMACQEEGNKEDADAEFLPPGMDAEAGYVVGLRSPASRVSGPGAQGFLPELWPRAPNPSPERGSPHHDTNLDLHLPEPFPDPPLQPLPPSPSPGPHERPQRPHGPLLKGGKCLIPE; this is encoded by the coding sequence ATGGGCAGCCGGCCCCGCAGCCCCATCGCCTACCCTGCGGACTGGTGGGGGCTGCAGCCCGGAGGACCTGGCCCTGGTAAGCGCCATCGAACGGAGGAAGCGGAAGCTGAGGCGGCGCCCAACCTGGACAACATGCCTGAGCCCCTGGCCAAGGGCGCGCTAACCTCCAGGGTGGTCCTGCCCGCCGGCTGTGCCCTGCACCTGCCCCTGGACCACGTCGACGTGCTGCTGGAGCCCGAGCCCACGTCCGTGCTGCAAGTGTCTCTCGGAGATCACATCCTCATGCTGGTCCCCGAGGCCCTCCTGGGCTCGGGCGTGGAAGGCCCGTGGGTACAGGGCCTGGAACGGACCGCTTTCCTGAGCGCTCCCGGGGAGTACATGGCCCTGGAGCCGGGAGTCTTCTGCGCAGCTGTCCCAGAGATGGCCTGCCAAGAAGAGGGCAACAAGGAGGACGCGGACGCCGAGTTCCTGCCGCCTGGGATGGATGCTGAAGCCGGCTACGTCGTTGGGCTCCGCAGCCCCGCATCAAGGGTGTCGGGCCCCGGCGCGCAGGGCTTCCTCCCAGAGCTCTGGCCTCGGGCGCCCAACCCCAGTCCAGAGAGAGGCTCTCCTCACCACGACACCAACCTGGACTTGCACCTTCCGGAGCCCTTCCCCGACCCACCACTCCAACCTCTACCTCCCTCTCCGAGTCCGGGTCCTCACGAGCGCCCCCAACGCCCTCATGGTCCTCTGCTCAAGGGCGGGAAATGCCTGATCCCGGAATGA